Proteins encoded by one window of Candidatus Cloacimonadota bacterium:
- a CDS encoding ABC transporter substrate-binding protein, whose protein sequence is MRKTLSLLCALLLLLAACPRQEKPASTPKNAAMDSTELEKEGLFKMRYRLKWLDQAQFAGAYVALEKGFYLKRGLDVEILEGGPDHLLYGSLLDSSADVVSLHLLLGMNYFNSPRQVVNIGQTFQKSATLLVGKKSSGIRDLKDLAGKKVGVWRGQSYVRYFLDRQDLGIRAIPIDWSVNLLLSNAVDMMNATSYNEYHRILMAGLDEEDLTVFSLAELGFNVVEDGLYVLKDYYQKHPQQCRDFAEATQEGWLYAFENQEETLQIVTERMRSNHRPTNIGHQRWMLQHLQDLVLGAGEPGILQKSDLDFANQILMENGELDKPIPYEEFCPR, encoded by the coding sequence ATGAGAAAGACCTTGAGCCTGTTGTGTGCCCTGCTACTACTTTTGGCTGCATGCCCCAGGCAAGAAAAACCTGCCTCAACCCCCAAAAACGCAGCTATGGACAGCACGGAATTGGAGAAGGAGGGTCTCTTTAAAATGCGCTATAGGCTGAAATGGCTGGATCAGGCACAGTTTGCCGGGGCTTACGTAGCCTTGGAGAAAGGTTTTTATCTCAAACGTGGCTTGGATGTGGAAATTTTGGAAGGCGGTCCGGATCATCTGCTTTACGGCTCGCTTTTGGATTCAAGCGCGGATGTGGTGAGCTTACACCTCCTTTTGGGGATGAACTATTTCAACAGCCCAAGACAGGTGGTGAACATCGGGCAGACCTTTCAAAAAAGCGCCACCCTGTTGGTGGGAAAAAAGAGCTCGGGGATTCGAGATCTGAAAGATTTGGCAGGGAAAAAAGTTGGTGTCTGGCGAGGACAAAGCTATGTCCGCTATTTTTTGGACAGGCAAGATTTGGGCATCCGGGCCATTCCAATCGATTGGAGCGTTAACCTTCTTCTCAGCAACGCTGTGGACATGATGAACGCCACCTCCTACAACGAATATCACCGCATCCTGATGGCAGGATTGGACGAAGAGGATCTGACTGTTTTCAGCCTGGCAGAACTGGGATTCAACGTGGTTGAGGATGGGCTGTATGTTTTGAAAGATTATTATCAAAAACACCCTCAACAATGCAGGGATTTTGCCGAGGCAACTCAGGAAGGCTGGCTTTACGCCTTTGAAAACCAGGAGGAAACTCTCCAAATCGTTACCGAAAGAATGCGCAGCAACCATCGCCCCACAAACATCGGACACCAACGATGGATGCTTCAACATTTGCAAGACCTTGTTTTGGGAGCCGGGGAGCCGGGAATACTGCAAAAAAGCGATTTGGATTTTGCAAACCAGATTCTAATGGAAAACGGAGAACTGGACAAACCCATCCCCTATGAGGAGTTCTGCCCACGATGA
- a CDS encoding aminotransferase class III-fold pyridoxal phosphate-dependent enzyme, whose translation MAEKLKLDKSMALFAEAKTLVPGGVAGIRRPYNFVEGEYPIFFEEGKGGRIIDVDGNEYIDYLCAYGPVIIGYREEEIDNAVMEQIRNKGFCFSLTQSVQNTLVRKLQELIPSCEMAAIVKTGSDATTIAIRVARAYTGKLKIARHGYHGWHDWCVEVKGGVPEKLHEDTIEFHYNDLDQLEDILKANANDMAAIIITPVGHPLGAEVEMPKPGYLEGVRKLADQYGCVLIFDEIRSGFRCDMGGAQKLFGVTPDLSTFGKAMANGYAVAALVGKRDIMKVLEKEVFLSSTYFPNSDAQVAALKTIEILERDKVLEVIAQKGQRFAEEVSKVVADSGIPAVFSGAPWMPFITFPRDDAGIYKKLRVEFYTQLIRRGVFLQPYHHGYICYRHTDEDLAYTVGAIKESLAELSSIC comes from the coding sequence ATGGCTGAAAAACTGAAGCTCGACAAAAGTATGGCCCTCTTTGCCGAGGCCAAAACCCTGGTTCCCGGCGGTGTGGCCGGTATCCGCAGACCCTACAACTTCGTTGAAGGCGAATATCCAATCTTCTTTGAAGAGGGAAAGGGCGGGCGCATCATTGACGTCGATGGCAACGAATACATCGATTACCTCTGCGCCTACGGACCTGTGATTATCGGTTATCGCGAAGAAGAAATCGACAACGCCGTGATGGAGCAGATTCGCAACAAAGGTTTTTGCTTTTCCCTCACTCAGAGCGTGCAAAATACCTTGGTGCGAAAACTGCAAGAATTGATCCCAAGCTGTGAGATGGCTGCAATTGTGAAAACCGGCAGTGATGCCACAACCATCGCCATCCGCGTCGCCAGAGCCTACACCGGCAAACTTAAAATTGCCCGTCACGGCTATCATGGCTGGCACGATTGGTGTGTTGAAGTGAAAGGCGGTGTTCCGGAAAAACTCCACGAAGACACGATTGAATTTCACTACAACGATCTCGACCAATTGGAAGACATCCTGAAAGCCAACGCCAACGATATGGCCGCCATCATCATCACGCCCGTGGGCCATCCTCTGGGCGCGGAAGTGGAAATGCCCAAGCCCGGATACCTGGAAGGCGTCCGCAAACTGGCAGACCAGTATGGCTGCGTGTTGATTTTTGATGAAATCCGCAGCGGTTTCCGTTGTGACATGGGTGGTGCCCAAAAGCTTTTTGGCGTCACTCCTGATCTCAGCACTTTTGGCAAAGCCATGGCCAATGGCTACGCTGTCGCCGCCTTGGTTGGCAAACGCGACATCATGAAAGTTCTGGAAAAAGAGGTTTTCCTCTCCTCCACCTATTTCCCGAATTCAGACGCTCAGGTTGCCGCCCTCAAAACCATTGAAATCCTTGAACGCGACAAAGTTTTGGAAGTGATTGCTCAAAAAGGCCAGCGTTTTGCCGAAGAGGTCTCCAAGGTTGTGGCAGACTCAGGAATTCCCGCCGTCTTTTCCGGCGCGCCCTGGATGCCATTCATCACCTTCCCCCGTGACGATGCAGGAATTTACAAAAAACTGCGCGTGGAATTCTATACCCAGCTCATTCGCAGGGGAGTGTTCCTGCAGCCCTATCACCACGGTTATATTTGCTATCGCCACACTGATGAAGATCTTGCCTACACAGTTGGTGCGATCAAAGAATCACTGGCAGAGCTTTCCAGCATCTGCTGA
- a CDS encoding peptidylprolyl isomerase: protein MLDQLRKKQKAIVYIVAAAFILSLGAGGIFGGERLLQGFKGNYLAKINGTKISHNEYNAKIQEIVQRYESQGQRVDEQMMSYVRHTAWQELVDETLLKQQLKKYRIKVTEAEIKHAMQNDAPAELQQNPELQTNGRFDKQKYLAALNANPQLRQILYDYMKDYLPRRKLQEKIIQQSGITADSLKFAFNKENDSVTGKAIWFDFNMAETVEATEAEIKKYYEDNKNKEFKKGPASRIKYLTFPIKPSDEDYSFVKSEIDELYERLTKEKEDFTYLAVEYSEDPGSGANGGYLGRFGKGRMVPEFEKAAFALKPGQISKPVRSDFGWHIIKCDSIFSTTPGEEEIGASHILLKVNISSETRRDLEDQAKKAGKLISKKGMDKAAKELKMEAVTSRWLPHDTPQMEGIGEHGGLFQFITAKKAGKVSEVFFMNMGGQESYLVAQITDNVKTYYEDFGEKKLQIKYDLEKQKKIASVKAKADNFVKRVSKDNYLRSAVEEGWKVFDLNEHKSGSRLPAPVNAQLEDFDKAALALNSGQYSALLNTKEGPFIIFAETRNKPDMKNFTKEKQEEIRERLENEAFSRWFMQLRKDAKIIDNRYKYGY, encoded by the coding sequence ATGCTCGATCAACTGAGAAAAAAACAAAAAGCTATCGTCTATATCGTTGCCGCGGCCTTCATTTTGAGCCTCGGCGCTGGTGGAATCTTTGGCGGTGAACGTCTTTTGCAAGGTTTCAAGGGAAACTATCTGGCAAAAATCAACGGAACCAAAATCAGCCACAACGAATATAACGCCAAGATCCAAGAAATTGTCCAACGCTATGAATCCCAGGGCCAGAGGGTGGACGAACAAATGATGAGCTACGTGCGCCACACTGCCTGGCAGGAACTGGTGGACGAAACGCTTCTGAAACAACAGCTTAAAAAATACCGGATCAAGGTAACTGAAGCGGAAATCAAGCACGCCATGCAAAACGATGCTCCTGCTGAACTTCAACAGAACCCCGAATTGCAGACCAATGGACGCTTCGACAAACAAAAATATCTGGCCGCCCTGAACGCGAACCCCCAGTTGCGCCAGATTCTTTATGATTATATGAAAGATTACCTGCCCCGCAGAAAACTGCAGGAAAAGATAATACAGCAGTCCGGTATCACAGCCGACAGCCTCAAATTTGCGTTTAACAAGGAAAATGACAGCGTGACCGGCAAAGCAATCTGGTTCGACTTTAACATGGCTGAAACTGTGGAAGCCACCGAAGCGGAAATCAAAAAATACTATGAAGACAACAAGAACAAAGAATTCAAAAAAGGCCCCGCTTCCCGCATCAAATATCTGACTTTCCCCATCAAGCCGTCGGACGAGGACTACAGTTTTGTGAAAAGCGAAATTGACGAGCTTTATGAACGGCTCACCAAAGAAAAGGAAGATTTCACTTATTTGGCGGTGGAATATTCCGAGGATCCCGGCTCCGGCGCCAATGGCGGCTATTTGGGTCGTTTTGGCAAAGGCAGGATGGTTCCAGAATTTGAAAAAGCTGCCTTCGCCCTGAAACCGGGACAGATTTCCAAGCCTGTCCGCTCTGATTTTGGATGGCATATCATTAAATGCGACAGCATTTTCTCCACAACCCCGGGTGAGGAAGAAATCGGCGCCAGCCATATCCTCCTGAAGGTGAATATCAGCTCTGAAACCCGCCGTGACCTGGAAGATCAAGCAAAAAAAGCTGGCAAACTGATTTCCAAAAAAGGGATGGACAAAGCTGCCAAAGAACTGAAAATGGAAGCGGTAACCTCGCGTTGGTTGCCACACGACACCCCTCAGATGGAAGGAATCGGAGAACACGGCGGCCTCTTCCAATTCATTACAGCCAAAAAAGCCGGCAAAGTTTCGGAAGTGTTTTTCATGAATATGGGCGGTCAAGAGAGCTATCTCGTTGCCCAAATCACCGATAATGTGAAAACCTATTACGAAGATTTTGGCGAGAAAAAGCTGCAAATCAAGTATGATCTTGAAAAACAGAAAAAGATTGCCAGTGTGAAAGCCAAAGCCGATAACTTCGTCAAACGTGTTTCCAAGGATAATTATCTGAGATCAGCGGTGGAAGAAGGCTGGAAGGTTTTCGACCTCAACGAACACAAGTCCGGCAGCCGCCTTCCCGCGCCCGTGAACGCGCAATTGGAAGATTTCGACAAAGCCGCGCTGGCGCTGAACAGCGGCCAATATTCCGCTTTGTTGAACACGAAAGAAGGCCCCTTCATCATCTTTGCTGAAACCCGCAACAAGCCCGATATGAAGAATTTCACCAAGGAAAAACAGGAAGAAATCCGTGAACGCTTGGAAAACGAAGCATTCAGCCGCTGGTTTATGCAGCTTCGCAAAGACGCGAAAATAATTGATAACAGATATAAATACGGTTATTAA
- a CDS encoding acetyl-CoA C-acetyltransferase has product MRKTVVVSAKRTPIGSFGGAFKDVSAVELGVAVLKAIFTETGLKPEQIDEVILGNVCGAGHGQNIARQVAIKSGVPDYIPAYTVNKVCGSGMKSVALGAMMIAAGEADIVVAGGTENMSQIPYVSMDMRWGGKMGEKTMTDLMIRDGLSDIFNNYHMGVTAENLAEKFQISREEQDAFSTASQNKTEKAIAEGRFKDEIVPIVIPQRRGDALVIDTDEFPRKGVTVEALGKLRPAFKADGSVTAGSSSGINDGAALLLLMSEEKAHELGLPILGTLAGTASGGVDPAIMGYGPVPAIKKLLQKSGWSLGDIELAELNEAFAAQSLAVFKGLEAESVGKLNPDIVNVNGGAVALGHPIGASGARIIVTLLHEMRKRGVHKGLAALCIGGGMGIASIWEL; this is encoded by the coding sequence ATGAGAAAGACCGTTGTGGTGAGTGCAAAACGTACTCCCATCGGAAGTTTCGGAGGTGCTTTCAAAGATGTTTCGGCAGTGGAATTGGGCGTCGCAGTTCTCAAAGCCATTTTCACTGAAACCGGCTTGAAGCCTGAACAGATTGATGAAGTTATCCTTGGCAACGTATGCGGAGCCGGACACGGGCAAAACATCGCCCGCCAAGTGGCAATCAAGAGCGGAGTTCCAGACTATATCCCCGCCTACACCGTGAACAAGGTTTGTGGTTCAGGGATGAAAAGTGTTGCCTTGGGCGCAATGATGATCGCCGCTGGAGAAGCCGATATTGTTGTGGCTGGAGGAACAGAAAACATGAGCCAAATCCCCTACGTCTCAATGGACATGCGTTGGGGCGGAAAAATGGGCGAGAAAACCATGACCGACCTGATGATCCGGGACGGACTCAGCGATATTTTCAACAACTACCACATGGGCGTCACCGCCGAAAATCTGGCGGAAAAATTCCAAATCAGCCGCGAGGAGCAAGACGCCTTCTCAACGGCCAGCCAGAATAAAACGGAAAAGGCGATTGCTGAAGGACGTTTTAAAGACGAAATCGTGCCCATCGTGATTCCTCAACGCAGAGGCGACGCGCTGGTTATCGACACCGACGAATTTCCCCGCAAAGGTGTGACCGTTGAAGCTTTGGGCAAATTGCGTCCAGCCTTCAAGGCCGACGGCAGTGTCACCGCTGGAAGCTCTTCCGGCATCAACGACGGTGCCGCGCTCTTGCTTTTAATGAGCGAGGAAAAAGCTCATGAACTGGGGCTGCCCATTCTGGGAACCCTGGCTGGAACCGCTTCAGGCGGTGTTGACCCTGCCATCATGGGTTACGGTCCCGTTCCCGCCATCAAAAAACTGTTGCAAAAAAGCGGCTGGAGTCTTGGCGATATCGAACTTGCCGAACTCAACGAAGCTTTCGCCGCGCAATCCCTTGCCGTTTTCAAAGGACTGGAAGCCGAATCTGTTGGAAAGCTCAATCCCGACATTGTCAACGTCAACGGCGGCGCCGTCGCGCTGGGTCACCCCATTGGAGCCAGTGGCGCCCGCATCATCGTGACTCTGCTTCATGAAATGCGCAAACGCGGCGTTCATAAAGGATTGGCGGCGCTTTGCATCGGAGGCGGAATGGGAATCGCTTCAATCTGGGAATTATAA
- a CDS encoding CTP synthase, with amino-acid sequence MAKYIFVVGGVLSSLGKGIAAASIGVLLKSMGHKVQIQKLDPYLNLDPGQMSPLQHGEVFVTDDGAQADLDLGHYERFLDQALSRNSSCSAGQIYESVLRCEAEGRYQGRTVQVIPHVTDEIKRRILELGPQADIVIVEIGGTVGDIEILPFLEAVRQLRLDLGVQNTLFVMLTYIPWIRSAGELKTKPAQHSAYKLREIGIQPEILLCRSEKPFGPEIYDKIALFTNVPRASVINAIDVDSVYECPLIYREAGLHKIVCRHFGFEIKPLRLAAWKRYLRCTEVEEPKLRIAVCGKYVQHRDAYKSVGEALTHAAAFHGVALDLNWIDSSQPLQRSALKKALQNMDGILVEGGLEAAGLEGEVAIAEFARKAGIPFLGICLGMQAMAAEFARNVCGLKKASSQLFDPNTPHPLFIPLEGGTRLGARDVELEVGSQARKIFKRARISERQRHRQGFNLAYREALEAKGLSFSGFSPDEKTVEVIELPSQSFHIGVQFHPQFKSRPNKAHPLFKEFLRAALEIFNTKKS; translated from the coding sequence ATGGCAAAATATATTTTCGTTGTGGGCGGCGTTCTGTCCTCTCTGGGAAAAGGAATCGCCGCTGCGTCCATCGGTGTTTTGCTGAAAAGCATGGGCCACAAGGTTCAGATCCAGAAGCTGGATCCCTACCTTAATCTTGATCCAGGACAGATGAGTCCTCTGCAACATGGTGAGGTTTTCGTGACCGACGATGGCGCTCAGGCGGATCTGGATCTTGGTCATTATGAGCGCTTTTTGGATCAGGCTTTGAGCCGCAACAGCAGTTGTAGCGCGGGCCAGATTTATGAAAGTGTTTTGCGCTGTGAAGCCGAAGGCCGTTACCAGGGAAGAACGGTGCAGGTTATCCCCCACGTTACAGACGAGATAAAACGTCGCATTCTGGAGCTTGGGCCACAGGCGGACATTGTAATCGTGGAAATTGGGGGCACTGTTGGCGACATCGAAATCCTCCCCTTTCTGGAGGCGGTTCGTCAATTGCGCCTGGATCTGGGAGTGCAAAACACCCTCTTCGTGATGCTGACATATATTCCATGGATTCGCTCGGCGGGAGAGCTGAAAACCAAGCCAGCACAGCATAGCGCCTACAAGCTGAGGGAGATTGGTATCCAGCCGGAAATCCTGCTTTGCCGCAGTGAAAAACCTTTTGGACCTGAAATCTATGACAAGATTGCGCTGTTCACAAACGTTCCACGAGCCAGCGTGATCAACGCCATCGATGTGGATAGTGTGTATGAATGCCCACTGATATATCGTGAAGCCGGCTTGCACAAGATTGTCTGCCGCCATTTTGGATTTGAGATAAAACCGCTCAGGCTTGCCGCGTGGAAACGTTATCTGCGCTGCACGGAAGTGGAGGAACCAAAGCTAAGGATCGCGGTTTGCGGCAAATATGTGCAACACCGTGATGCCTATAAAAGTGTGGGGGAAGCACTCACACACGCTGCCGCCTTCCACGGTGTAGCACTGGATTTAAACTGGATTGACAGCAGCCAGCCCCTGCAGCGATCAGCCTTGAAAAAAGCCTTGCAGAATATGGATGGCATCCTGGTGGAAGGCGGATTGGAAGCAGCGGGCTTGGAAGGTGAAGTGGCAATAGCCGAATTCGCCCGGAAGGCTGGAATCCCGTTTTTGGGTATCTGCTTGGGAATGCAGGCGATGGCAGCCGAGTTTGCCCGCAATGTCTGTGGTTTGAAAAAAGCCAGCAGCCAGCTTTTTGATCCCAATACGCCACATCCACTTTTTATTCCATTAGAAGGGGGCACGCGTCTGGGCGCAAGGGATGTGGAACTTGAGGTGGGCAGTCAGGCGAGGAAGATTTTTAAAAGAGCCAGGATCAGCGAAAGACAACGTCACCGACAGGGCTTCAACCTGGCCTACCGGGAGGCGCTGGAAGCAAAAGGGCTGAGTTTCAGTGGGTTTTCACCGGATGAAAAAACAGTGGAGGTCATCGAACTTCCCTCCCAAAGTTTTCACATTGGGGTGCAGTTTCATCCGCAGTTTAAATCTCGTCCGAACAAGGCCCATCCGCTGTTTAAGGAGTTTTTACGAGCAGCACTGGAAATCTTCAACACCAAAAAAAGCTGA
- the glmM gene encoding phosphoglucosamine mutase — MSKLMTGVSGVRGVFGDSLDPANAMRFAARFGEFMTQYSLNPAREGKPKIVVGRDSRTTGIAMLNSVSAALLGVGCDVIDLGIVSTPTVLLNVKKHSAQGGISITASHNPPQWNAMKFVDGDGMFLAAQKAADFLGSIEEEIAWKDWQNVGALSQDEDAIRHHIEKVLDIPWLNLQKIRERKFRVVVDSVNGAGGLISPLLLKELGCEVVSINGSPTGIFAHPAEPQAVNLEQLEVEVRRQQADLGFATDPDVDRLAIVDEHGVCIGEEYSVALAELFILPKAKGDIVVNLSSSMLSDYIAKQFGVKVHRTKVGEINVGKKMLERGSPVGGEGNGGIICPAVNYTRDAVAGMALILGLLAETGKTLSEIVAELPRYHFAKGKLELEPSQMDKAMQRAQEALQDYEIDLQDGVKATASDHWIHIRKSGTEPIIRVYVESPSLESSGKLCRDIIDKIKN; from the coding sequence ATGAGCAAACTTATGACCGGCGTGAGCGGGGTCCGCGGTGTCTTCGGTGACAGCTTGGATCCCGCCAATGCCATGAGATTCGCGGCGCGGTTTGGCGAGTTTATGACCCAATATTCGCTGAATCCCGCCCGCGAAGGTAAGCCAAAGATCGTGGTTGGCAGAGATTCCCGCACCACCGGCATAGCGATGTTAAACAGCGTATCAGCCGCCCTTTTGGGTGTGGGCTGTGATGTGATTGACCTCGGAATCGTTTCCACCCCCACCGTCCTTTTGAATGTGAAAAAGCACTCCGCGCAAGGCGGAATCAGCATCACAGCTTCACACAATCCGCCTCAATGGAACGCGATGAAGTTTGTGGATGGAGATGGAATGTTCCTCGCCGCCCAGAAAGCCGCTGATTTCCTTGGCTCGATTGAAGAGGAAATTGCGTGGAAGGATTGGCAAAATGTGGGCGCTCTGTCCCAGGATGAAGATGCCATCCGCCATCACATTGAAAAAGTTTTGGATATCCCCTGGCTGAATCTGCAAAAAATCCGGGAGAGAAAATTCAGGGTGGTGGTTGATTCGGTGAATGGCGCGGGTGGGTTGATTTCCCCGCTATTGCTGAAAGAACTGGGCTGTGAGGTGGTGAGCATTAACGGCTCCCCCACCGGTATTTTCGCCCATCCTGCCGAACCGCAGGCCGTGAATTTGGAGCAGTTGGAAGTGGAAGTGAGACGCCAGCAGGCGGACCTTGGCTTTGCCACCGATCCGGATGTGGACAGGCTTGCCATCGTTGATGAACACGGCGTTTGCATCGGTGAGGAATATTCCGTGGCGTTGGCGGAGCTTTTTATTCTGCCAAAAGCCAAGGGCGATATCGTTGTGAACCTCTCCTCTTCCATGCTCAGCGATTATATCGCGAAACAGTTTGGGGTTAAAGTTCATCGCACCAAGGTTGGCGAGATTAATGTGGGCAAAAAGATGCTGGAACGCGGCTCCCCGGTTGGCGGCGAAGGAAACGGCGGTATCATCTGTCCTGCAGTGAATTACACCCGCGACGCTGTGGCAGGAATGGCGCTGATTCTGGGGCTTTTGGCCGAAACCGGAAAAACCCTTTCTGAGATTGTGGCTGAGCTGCCCCGCTATCATTTTGCCAAGGGAAAGCTGGAGTTGGAACCCTCGCAAATGGATAAGGCGATGCAACGCGCCCAGGAAGCCCTGCAAGATTATGAAATCGACCTGCAGGACGGCGTGAAAGCCACCGCCTCCGACCACTGGATTCACATCCGCAAGAGCGGAACCGAGCCCATCATCCGGGTGTATGTGGAAAGTCCCAGCCTGGAAAGTTCCGGAAAGCTTTGCCGGGATATTATCGACAAAATCAAAAATTAG